The Aquiluna sp. KACHI24 genome contains a region encoding:
- a CDS encoding PfkB family carbohydrate kinase — protein MILVIGEALIDLIGKADGDGKYQAVVGGANANVALALARRGEPQKFLGRISTDGFGQMIRHRLASNGVDLSLSVSASEQTSLAVATIGQGGGASYSFYLNGTADWAWAENELPTVSEVSALGASCVQYGCLTMAVEPGSSVVSNWLAGLSGLTRSHDLNIRSSLGFERERELERVLKINDYSDIIKASDADLWWLFDLADGSDIDEIAHAWSDGGRLVVITRGGDGASLYRGGRRIDVSAPRISLVDTVGAGDTFMANLLGELSSRGALGDNPRERLVDLNEDELIAAAHFAAVAAGLVCERQGCEPPTKAEVQALLG, from the coding sequence ATGATTTTGGTAATTGGTGAAGCTCTCATTGACCTAATTGGCAAGGCCGACGGCGATGGTAAGTATCAGGCCGTGGTCGGTGGAGCAAACGCCAATGTCGCGCTGGCGCTAGCTCGACGCGGTGAACCACAAAAGTTCTTGGGTCGAATCTCGACTGATGGCTTTGGACAGATGATCAGACATCGCCTGGCCTCAAATGGAGTCGATCTTTCGCTTTCGGTCTCGGCCAGCGAGCAGACCTCTTTGGCGGTAGCCACAATTGGCCAAGGCGGTGGCGCGAGCTACAGCTTCTACCTAAATGGCACCGCCGATTGGGCATGGGCTGAGAACGAACTACCCACTGTGTCAGAGGTCAGTGCTCTGGGAGCTAGCTGCGTGCAGTATGGCTGTCTAACCATGGCGGTAGAGCCTGGCAGCAGCGTGGTAAGCAATTGGCTCGCTGGTCTATCTGGTCTAACCCGCTCGCACGATCTAAACATTCGCTCGTCTCTCGGTTTTGAAAGAGAGCGCGAGCTGGAGCGAGTGCTAAAGATCAATGACTACTCGGACATCATCAAGGCATCCGATGCAGATCTCTGGTGGCTGTTCGACTTGGCCGATGGCTCCGACATCGATGAGATTGCTCACGCCTGGAGTGATGGTGGTCGCCTAGTTGTGATCACTCGCGGTGGCGATGGTGCATCGCTTTACCGCGGCGGCAGACGCATTGATGTTTCTGCCCCAAGAATCTCCCTGGTTGACACAGTCGGAGCCGGGGACACCTTCATGGCAAATCTGCTCGGTGAACTTAGCTCCAGGGGTGCCTTAGGTGATAACCCACGAGAGCGACTGGTCGACCTAAATGAGGATGAGCTAATCGCCGCTGCCCACTTTGCTGCTGTAGCGGCAGGGTTAGTTTGCGAGCGACAAGGTTGTGAGCCGCCAACTAAGGCTGAGGTTCAGGCTCTACTTGGCTAA
- a CDS encoding glutaredoxin domain-containing protein: protein MAEIEFYGADWCGDCRRSKSLLNTLGVEYEMFDVEESKENADKAQAISGRTNIPVIKFADGVHLVEPSDAVLHAELKIRGLVS, encoded by the coding sequence ATGGCTGAGATTGAGTTTTACGGTGCTGACTGGTGCGGCGACTGCCGCCGATCAAAGTCTCTACTGAACACCCTGGGTGTTGAGTACGAGATGTTTGACGTTGAAGAGTCCAAGGAAAATGCGGACAAGGCGCAGGCTATTTCGGGTCGAACCAACATTCCGGTTATCAAGTTTGCAGACGGTGTTCACCTGGTTGAGCCATCAGATGCAGTTCTGCACGCGGAGCTCAAAATCCGCGGACTTGTTTCCTAG
- the rplL gene encoding 50S ribosomal protein L7/L12 codes for MAKLTADQLIEAFKELTLIELSEFVKKFEEVFEVTAAAPVAAVAVAAAGGAAEAAEEKDSFDVILESAGDQKIQVIKEVRGITNLGLGEAKALVDGAPKAVLEGAKKDVAEDAKAKLEAAGAKVTLK; via the coding sequence ATGGCAAAGCTAACTGCCGACCAGCTCATTGAGGCATTCAAGGAGCTAACCCTGATCGAGCTTTCTGAGTTCGTTAAGAAGTTCGAAGAGGTATTCGAGGTTACCGCTGCAGCTCCAGTTGCAGCAGTTGCAGTTGCCGCCGCTGGCGGTGCAGCTGAGGCTGCAGAGGAGAAGGACTCCTTCGACGTAATCCTTGAGTCCGCTGGTGACCAGAAGATCCAGGTCATCAAGGAGGTTCGTGGCATCACCAACCTAGGCCTCGGTGAGGCAAAGGCTCTAGTAGACGGCGCTCCAAAGGCTGTTCTAGAGGGTGCTAAGAAGGACGTTGCTGAGGACGCAAAGGCAAAGCTTGAGGCTGCCGGCGCCAAGGTAACCCTGAAGTAA
- a CDS encoding HAD-IA family hydrolase: MRSYYKGLLFDNDGVLVDSMQGAMAAWKQWGEKYSPGFELTKDHHGKRAQDIVLMLVGEAGFEEANDFINQLEQDLAHLTISLPGSKEFTSSLKPGTWTVVTSANPFLAKARLEAAGIPVPAELVTAYDVSKGKPNPEPYLKGAQNLGFDISDCVVFEDAQAGIQAGLEAGAGLLVGVTEHALHTDADIVVRSLEGITFQDGELFIPDSLRLR, from the coding sequence TTGCGTAGTTATTACAAGGGTCTCTTGTTTGATAACGACGGAGTCTTGGTTGATTCCATGCAGGGCGCAATGGCCGCATGGAAACAGTGGGGTGAGAAATACTCTCCAGGTTTCGAGCTAACCAAGGATCACCACGGCAAACGTGCTCAAGACATTGTTTTGATGCTGGTTGGTGAAGCCGGATTCGAAGAGGCAAACGACTTTATTAACCAACTCGAGCAAGATCTAGCTCACCTTACGATCTCGCTGCCTGGCTCCAAAGAATTCACCAGCTCTCTAAAGCCCGGAACCTGGACTGTCGTAACCAGTGCCAACCCGTTCTTAGCCAAGGCGAGATTGGAAGCCGCTGGCATTCCTGTTCCAGCGGAGCTGGTAACTGCCTACGACGTCTCAAAGGGCAAACCAAATCCTGAGCCCTATCTAAAAGGTGCTCAAAATCTCGGGTTTGACATCTCCGACTGTGTGGTTTTTGAAGATGCTCAAGCCGGGATCCAGGCGGGTCTTGAGGCGGGAGCGGGTCTACTGGTCGGTGTCACCGAGCATGCTCTTCACACTGATGCAGATATCGTGGTTAGGTCCTTGGAGGGAATTACTTTCCAGGATGGCGAATTGTTTATTCCAGATAGCTTGAGATTGAGGTAG
- a CDS encoding DEAD/DEAH box helicase, with translation MSNSYARAPKSTGNKRAVAPKWESTNKPTKRDGRPGYASKRGDYAPKPEGEFAARKPRAKSKFAEERTDAPRAKRSFDDAPRAKRSFEDRDAAPRAKRSYSDDKGFTPRAKSDRPDRVARDQDRNQKFAGAREKSATGKTFQGDKKLAKLESETITETFTTFQEMGLPERLTQELAKMGAATPFPIQAATIPAAMEGRHVLGRGKTGSGKTIAFGVPLITFLAQAGNQPRQPLKPKALVLAPTRELAMQIDNTLAPLAKSVGFFTTTIYGGVPQFRQEQALRRGVDIAIATPGRLEDLMAQGLVDLSECERVVLDEADHMCELGFVEPVNRILEAAAGSQKLLFSATLDSEVAALVKKFMPSPFVYEVPGEVNETSDIEHRVLVIEPQHRSQVFHRLVQGTGKSIVFVRTKSTAEALAQSLNDAGVPTARLHGDLNQAQRTKNLERFTKGAARVMIATDVAARGIHVDDVKLVIQLDLPEEYKTYLHRAGRTGRAGRSGTVVSLVPLGRTRKIEGLLDRADREAVYTKVEPGDAIIEELAGPIAPPPVVDFLDFGDSRFESMNKDRAKSQIRAKHGAPQRNYASKGRGGYRR, from the coding sequence ATGAGCAATAGCTATGCACGCGCGCCCAAATCAACTGGAAACAAACGCGCCGTCGCCCCTAAGTGGGAGTCGACCAATAAACCAACCAAACGCGATGGCCGCCCAGGTTACGCCTCAAAGCGTGGCGACTATGCCCCAAAGCCAGAGGGTGAATTTGCAGCTCGCAAGCCGCGCGCCAAGAGCAAGTTTGCCGAGGAGCGCACCGATGCTCCTCGCGCTAAGCGCAGCTTCGACGATGCCCCAAGAGCAAAGCGCAGCTTTGAAGACCGCGATGCCGCACCACGTGCGAAGCGCTCCTACTCAGATGACAAGGGCTTCACCCCAAGAGCAAAGTCTGATCGTCCAGACCGCGTAGCACGCGATCAGGATCGAAACCAGAAATTTGCCGGCGCTCGCGAGAAGAGCGCAACCGGTAAGACTTTTCAGGGAGACAAGAAGCTAGCCAAGCTCGAGAGTGAGACCATCACCGAGACCTTCACCACCTTCCAGGAGATGGGTCTTCCAGAGCGACTAACTCAGGAGCTTGCAAAGATGGGTGCGGCAACTCCGTTCCCAATTCAGGCAGCTACCATCCCGGCTGCTATGGAGGGTCGTCACGTCCTGGGTCGTGGTAAGACCGGTTCTGGTAAGACCATTGCCTTTGGTGTGCCACTAATTACTTTCCTAGCTCAGGCTGGCAACCAGCCTCGCCAGCCATTAAAGCCAAAGGCTTTGGTGTTGGCACCAACTCGTGAGCTAGCGATGCAGATCGACAACACCCTGGCACCACTTGCCAAGAGCGTTGGCTTCTTCACCACCACCATCTACGGTGGTGTGCCACAGTTCCGTCAGGAGCAGGCCCTTCGCCGCGGTGTTGACATTGCAATTGCTACCCCAGGTCGCCTAGAGGACCTGATGGCTCAGGGTCTAGTTGACCTGTCTGAGTGTGAGCGTGTGGTTTTGGACGAAGCTGACCACATGTGTGAGCTTGGCTTTGTTGAGCCGGTAAACCGCATCTTGGAGGCAGCCGCTGGCAGCCAGAAGCTTCTCTTCTCAGCAACCTTGGACTCCGAGGTCGCAGCTCTTGTGAAGAAATTCATGCCTAGCCCATTCGTTTACGAGGTGCCAGGCGAGGTCAACGAGACCTCTGACATCGAGCACAGGGTTTTGGTCATCGAGCCGCAGCACCGCTCTCAGGTTTTCCACCGTCTCGTTCAGGGCACCGGCAAGAGCATCGTGTTCGTCAGAACCAAGTCAACTGCTGAGGCACTAGCTCAGAGCTTGAACGATGCCGGTGTCCCAACCGCTCGTTTGCACGGAGACCTAAACCAGGCTCAGCGCACCAAGAACCTCGAGCGCTTCACCAAGGGTGCAGCACGCGTCATGATCGCAACCGACGTTGCTGCTCGTGGTATTCACGTTGACGATGTGAAACTGGTTATCCAGCTTGACCTCCCAGAGGAGTACAAGACCTACCTACACCGCGCCGGAAGAACAGGCCGTGCCGGTCGCTCTGGAACCGTGGTCTCTCTCGTGCCACTAGGCAGAACCCGCAAGATTGAGGGTCTTCTGGATCGTGCCGATCGCGAAGCCGTCTACACCAAGGTTGAGCCAGGCGATGCCATCATCGAGGAGCTTGCCGGCCCAATCGCCCCACCACCTGTGGTTGACTTCCTAGATTTCGGCGACAGCCGTTTCGAGTCGATGAACAAGGACCGTGCAAAGAGCCAGATTCGTGCCAAGCACGGAGCTCCTCAGCGCAACTATGCCTCTAAGGGCCGTGGTGGCTACCGACGCTAG
- the rplJ gene encoding 50S ribosomal protein L10 produces the protein MADKKATVAELTEKFQSSSAVLLTEYRGLTVTQLKELRRSMANDATYVVAKNTLLTLAAKNAGVTAFDGQLFGPSALAFVHGDAVAVAKALKDFAKANPLLVVKTGVMDGIALSEADVKKLADLETREVLLAKAAGAIKASLFKAAYTFNALPSQAVRVVDALRQKQESN, from the coding sequence ATGGCAGACAAGAAAGCCACTGTCGCTGAGCTAACGGAGAAGTTCCAGAGCTCAAGCGCAGTACTGCTTACTGAATACCGCGGACTCACTGTGACTCAGCTCAAGGAGCTGCGTCGCTCAATGGCTAATGACGCAACCTACGTTGTTGCAAAGAACACCCTTCTAACCCTTGCTGCAAAGAACGCAGGTGTCACCGCATTTGACGGCCAACTATTTGGCCCATCTGCTTTGGCATTTGTGCACGGCGACGCCGTTGCAGTAGCAAAGGCACTGAAGGACTTTGCAAAGGCAAACCCACTGCTAGTGGTGAAGACCGGTGTCATGGATGGCATCGCTCTATCCGAAGCAGATGTGAAGAAGCTTGCTGACCTCGAGACCCGTGAGGTGCTACTGGCCAAGGCCGCTGGCGCAATCAAGGCATCGCTGTTCAAGGCTGCTTACACCTTCAACGCACTACCTTCACAGGCAGTTCGTGTTGTCGACGCGCTGCGTCAAAAGCAAGAGTCCAACTAA